The Kribbella sp. NBC_00662 nucleotide sequence TGGGCCGGTTCGGCGAACCCGACGAGATCGCCGCCGCGGTCGCCTTCCTGGCCAGCGACGACTCGTCCTTCATCACCGCCAACACCTTCCTCGTCGACGGGGGAATCTCCGGCGCCTATGTGACACCGATCTAGTCTGGGGACATGGTCGTTCAGGCAGACGAAGCGGTGTTCCGGCCGGTACGGGCCGGGAACCCGTTCGAGGAGACGGTCGAGCGGTTGCTGCAGGCAATCAAGCTCGGTGTCGTCGTGCCCGGCGACCGGTTGCCGCCGGAGCGGGAGCTGGCGGCCCGGCTGAACGTCAGCCGGGTTACGCTCCGGGAGGCGATCCACGCCCTGACCGAGGCCGGGTACGTCGAGTCCCGCCGCGGCCGGTACGGCGGCACGTTCGTCAACGAGCAGCTGCCCAAACCCCGCCGTACGACGGCCAAACGGCTCGCGCGTGACCTGGCCGACGGACTGGACGACGCCCTCACGCTGCGGTTCGTACTGGAAACCGGCGCCGCGGAAGCCGCCGCCACCCGCGAACTGAGCGATGCCGAGCGGGACCATCTCGAACGTTGCCTCGCCGACACGTCTGCGGCCCGCCTGGCCGACTACCGCCGTCTCGACTCCCGCCTGCACCTGGCGAT carries:
- a CDS encoding FadR/GntR family transcriptional regulator, which codes for MVVQADEAVFRPVRAGNPFEETVERLLQAIKLGVVVPGDRLPPERELAARLNVSRVTLREAIHALTEAGYVESRRGRYGGTFVNEQLPKPRRTTAKRLARDLADGLDDALTLRFVLETGAAEAAATRELSDAERDHLERCLADTSAARLADYRRLDSRLHLAIAEVTGSPSLTSAMADVRMRLNELLDAIPLLERNIQHSNEQHQEIVTAILAGRPEAARQAMQEHLSGTAVLLHGFLA